The genomic DNA aaaggaaaaacaagtgACGTGTTAGCCAAAAtcgcaaataaaaaataaaaatgatatgcAAAAATGTAAGTGGAAAATGAAGGGCAGTTATGACATTTCAGCACATTGAAACTTCCCACGCTGCTTTCTTCGCTCTACTGGACGGAAAGTTTTCAACCCATGGGTCCCACATAACTGAACCTTTCTTTCCTCTCTGACAAATAACCAAACAATGGAAGGCACAGATTTCAAAAAACTTTCCTTAATATTGCTATCTGTCCTCACACAATCTTTAGAACCAAACAATACCTAAGTATTGATTGTTACATTATATGTATAAACTTTAAGGATTAAATTGGAGAGAGAGTGTTGATTTAGGGACAAAGTTGATGGATTATTAATATGAAATAACTtcatcatgtaaaaaaaatagaccAGAAGGGCCATCATCTGGCAACAATGCTAGGTTAACAGGACATTCAGCGCCTTCATCAATGCTTAAAAACCCTTTCATCTCATTAATATCAGTCTTAACAAAGTCAGGGCATAAACAATTTATGCGGAAACGAGGGAGCTTCAAAGCTAGCAACCTTGTGTAAGAATTTAAAGCTGCTTTTGCCATTGTGTAACCAGAAACAAACGTTGgccaattttttgtttccaatgCTCCTTCTTTGTAATCTTTCAGAAACTCTCTAAGCACTTCACCAAGTTTTTCATTTGTAACGTTATTGATGTCATCAAATACTCCTCTTGCCCACTCATTTGGCATAAACTGAAaggataaaagaagaaaataataaaacccTAGGTAGCACTGACACTTGAGATTGAAGATGTGTACGTCTGGTGTTTGACACTGACACGATATTGACACAATcggttacattcaattattctatttttaaaagttattatCGGCAGTGTGTCAACGTGTCAGTAGCGTGTCCGATACCatgtgagagagagaaaaatgtggAAATAGTTTTACCTTGAATTTTCCACGTCTAGAGGAGACATTGACAATTCTAGGTGAAGTAGATAACTGGAGCAGGGGAATAAGAGCTTCAGTTACTCTTTCAGCACCAAAGAAGTTTATTTCAACACATTCTTCGGCTAATTCATAAGTTTGACGCAGTGCTAAATTCCAATCAGATATTTCACCCCTTACctacaaaatcaaatcaatacggtgtaatcaattttttttttgtctttgaccaaaaaattattCCGATTGCAGGAACATAAAGCTCTCTCTAAAATACTTTAAAGGTGCGCTTATCTACTGGATGGAACAACACaagctatgaagcacagataCGGACACCAAACACGACACGGATGCTAACACGCCGACACtgttaataatttgataaaatcacataactcagtgtaattatatgtgtcggtgtcgtgttgATGTCATACACGACATGTATCCGACACcgagacacgcctaatccgatgagtgttcgtgcttcatagaACACAAGacataacaacacaacataagGCCGAATAATATTGGACAAActattatagtatttttagtcttatacaatttttgaggcaaaaaagactattttggtattttagacaaatTGTACATGAGACAAAAAGTTGTAGTGTGGTTTAGTGGGGAACTAGAGTTTGAGTTTTTACTATGTCTCTTGCCTCTAGTTTGTCATCTCcataaaacaattttacataTCAAACACTGTACAATTGAAGTTGTCAtgtcttctttttttacaaCATATAACTTGttcaatttatcaaaaaaaaaagaaaacacacacacatataacttgttcaaaaaaaataaatacaacatacatgaataaataaaagatgacTTGCACCATTTTAGTTGGATTTGATAACTTCAATTTCAAGcctactttttaaatttatttaaaaatttgatttgttgagATTAATATTTGAACCATCCGATCAAAATTAAATGATACTTTCAAGCctactttttaatttatttaaaaaatttattagttGAGATTAATATTTGAACCGTCCGATCAAGACTAAACGATGCTTATATGCTAACAACAAGATTGCATGGAAAAATCTCCAATAACAAAGAACATGTTTTCTACAACAAAGAATCTTACCTGTTTAACAACATTCTCTCCATTCACTATTCCTCCAGCAACACCAGCATTGTTCACCTACACAATGATTCCAAATATGCAAATAAACTTTATTGACTAACAAGTTAAGAATTAGAAATGGAAAactatcatatatatatatatatatatatatatatatatatacccacCAAGATATCAAGCTTCccaaattggattttgatgaacTCAACTAAAGAAGAAACACTTGTAGGGTCAGTGACATCAAGTTGATGAAAAACCACAAAGTCAGAAAGACCTAACTCTTTCAAACTTTCTACAGCATCTAAACCTCTTTTCTCATTTCTAGCAGTAAGCACTACCATAACACCACTTGAAGCCAATTTCTTGCATATCCCATAACCAATTCCCTTATTAGCTCCTGTTACAAGTGCATACCTAGAAACAAGATTAACAAGGTAACATTATTAGTCCTTATGATCAAGCTTGTTGTTAATTGCATATATATGTGAAGAAAA from Medicago truncatula cultivar Jemalong A17 chromosome 8, MtrunA17r5.0-ANR, whole genome shotgun sequence includes the following:
- the LOC11446195 gene encoding (+)-neomenthol dehydrogenase, which translates into the protein MTEASKRYALVTGANKGIGYGICKKLASSGVMVVLTARNEKRGLDAVESLKELGLSDFVVFHQLDVTDPTSVSSLVEFIKIQFGKLDILVNNAGVAGGIVNGENVVKQVRGEISDWNLALRQTYELAEECVEINFFGAERVTEALIPLLQLSTSPRIVNVSSRRGKFKFMPNEWARGVFDDINNVTNEKLGEVLREFLKDYKEGALETKNWPTFVSGYTMAKAALNSYTRLLALKLPRFRINCLCPDFVKTDINEMKGFLSIDEGAECPVNLALLPDDGPSGLFFLHDEVISY